The genomic DNA TTTTGTTCACAGCTAGGGGTTGACATTGCTTCCTTAAAATTAACTCTCCCCCTTCACCAAACTCTGAATTTCATTATTACTACTCCACTCCACCAGTGCAAAATGCTCTTCTCGAGCAAATTTTAATGCATTCCTTTAATTACCACAGCTGTCCTCCTCCTTTGTTTTGTACATAAATACTCCTCTTCTTTTCAGAATAACAAAACATTCCCAGTGTACTTTCTTCAGATACTACTAATATACtactgtgtgtgtgtgagagagaaaGTGTGAGAGAAATGGCAAAGTTGTACCTAGTGTTTGTACTTTCTCTAGTACTTGTGCATGCAATGGCACGTAACATTCCTACCGAAAAAACCGAAGAAACGCAGACTGTTGTTGTTGCCACCAAAACTAATGGTGGTGGGAAAAATGTAAAGGACAAGAAGTGTGTGGTGGGATTTGTTGGAGTTGGTGGTGCTGTTGGCGGTGTTGCAGGTGTTGGTGGTGTTGGCGGTGTAGGTGGAGTTGGCGGTGTTGCAGGCGTGGTTCCACTTGGTGTTGTTGGCGGTGTAGGTGGAGTTGGAGGTGCAGGCGGGCTTGGTGGACTTGGGGGTGCAGGTGGACTTGGAGGGCTTGGTGGTGGTGCAGGTGGACTTGGAGGACTCGGAGGTGGTGCTGGTGGACTTGGAGGTCTCGGAGGTGGTGCTGGTGGACTAGGTGGTCTCGGAGGTGTTGGAGGTGGCGTGGCTGGTGGTGTTGGAGGTGCTGCTGGTGTTGGCGGAGGTCTTTTACCTTGATGTGATTCTGATAGGGAAAAAGGAACAAAAATGCAACCTTCACTAGCATTTTGCATTATTTGTTTATATTCATGACTAGTTGTTTGATCCAGTTCTAGGGTTTTGATTTCCACTTGCTACCAAGTACTGTAATAAGCATTGACTTAACTTCTATGTTTTGTATGTGTTCTAGGTTTCTATTTTATGTGTTGGATCTGATCAGCTTAGTATCTAATGGTATAACTGGATTTATCTTGATTTCTTGTTGCATGCAATTATGCTTGTCAATTACTCATTTATTCTAAATAAAATACCTCCAGGATCAAGCTACAAAATTGTCATACTAAAATACTATGCTTTGTATAAGATTAGACTATGAAATGTACAGATGATTGGTTTTTATAATTTGCAATCTGATCAAGCAAGAACTATAGCTAGGATATTTAGATTGACAATATAATTTTAATCAAGGCAATAGGAGGAAACCAAGGCATATACACTCACAGGGAATCATCTTTTAAAGGAATATCATCTTCTGAAGAATCATACACTTGAGGGGCGTTGATGAAGTTGCCTTCTTGTCTATTAAACTCGACCAGCATCTGAACAACTTCTCTCATTGATGGACGATCATATGGATTCATGCTCGTGCACACGAGAGCAATCTTTAAGACCGTAAGCATGTGATTAACAGTTTGTTTGTCTTCCAAATTCAAACGACTATCAAGAATACCAGATGTTAGTGACTGATTTCGGACGTATTTCTTCACGCATGTAACAAGATCACCACCTTGTTCTATTGGCTGTACAGGAGCTTTCCCTGTTAGCAACTCCAATAGCACAACCCCGTAGCTATATATATCACACTTTTCCGTTACCTTCATAGTGTATGCATATTCTGCCATTGTATAAGCCAAATTGTCATTGAAAACTATTTCTACAAGTTAAAACTTTGTAAAGCTGAGTTATAGTGCAGGCAGATTCGACAGATATGTTTATATGGAGATTTTGGTGTTAAAGATTAGgcttatataatttttttttaataaatgtCTTTTGTTATATGTgataaaatccataaataaagcacgagaatttaattaaaaatatttatttttgaagaagtgaatataaaaatcaaaatagCGATAATCGGATTTTCAAAGTGAATAGAAAAAATCAGAGGGCTTACCAGGGGCTATGTATCCATATGATCCTGCAACTGCTGACATGGACTTGGACTGAGGCATGTCGATAACCTTCGCCAAACCAAAATCACCAACATGAGCTTCGAAGTCATCATCAAGTAAAATGTTATTGGATTTTATATCACGGTGAATAATCCTTGGCTTGCAGTCATGATGCAAATACGAGAGGCCTTGAGCAGCCCCAAGAGCAACTGTGAAGCGTATTGGCCATTCCAAGGTAAAAGATGATCCATGGAGTAACTCTCCAAGGCTGCCCCTTGCAAGGTACTCGTAGATAAGCAAATTAGAACCCTGGTGATAACAGAAACCAAAAAGCTTCACAATGTTACGATGCCTAATTTTGCCCAGAGTTAAAATTTCAGCTCGGAAACTGTTTTCGATATTATTCCCTTCTCTGTTTGATGCAAGTTTCTTAACTGCAATCGTTTGTCCAGACTGCATTACTGCCTTGTAAACTGTTCCAGCAGCTCCCTTACCGATGACATAACTATCATCAAAGTTGTCAGTTGCCTCCACAAGATCCTGAAATGTGAACCCCTCTTTTGGAGGAAAATATATATCAGAGACCGGCGTGGATGTATCTTTTTCCTGTAAAGTAGCAGCTCTCTCAACTGGTTGCAGCTTCATCATATATATTAGGATCACAATAAGAATCAGAGATACTCCACCAACTGCAGCAGCAACCACGACTATGATTTTCCTTCGATGGGCACCATCATCTGGTGAAGGTGGCTCTGAATCAAAAGATGGTCTTGCGTTGCAACCACCCAAAGGACCACCACACAGACCTTCGTTTCCAAGAAAACTGTCCACGTCCATGTTCTGGAAGACTGGTACGGAAGGCAGGGGTCCCGAGAGGTTGTTGTTAGAGAAATCACATCCCAATAGACTTGATAAATTTGCAAATGTAGTTGGGATTTCACCAGACAAATGATTGTTATTAAGCAGTAGGTATTCCAGTAA from Apium graveolens cultivar Ventura chromosome 5, ASM990537v1, whole genome shotgun sequence includes the following:
- the LOC141659367 gene encoding uncharacterized protein LOC141659367, encoding MAKLYLVFVLSLVLVHAMARNIPTEKTEETQTVVVATKTNGGGKNVKDKKCVVGFVGVGGAVGGVAGVGGVGGVGGVGGVAGVVPLGVVGGVGGVGGAGGLGGLGGAGGLGGLGGGAGGLGGLGGGAGGLGGLGGGAGGLGGLGGVGGGVAGGVGGAAGVGGGLLP